AGAGTATGCATGCATAATACCAAACCTAGAACATAAATCACATAAATGACTAACTCCCACTGAACTAAAAATTCCTCAAATTGCAAAGCACCCATTTGAATAATGTGTTCGTGAAAGACCTTTCGTAAAAGGATTTGCTATCATGGAGTGTATCCCTATATGTTTTATGGAAATTTGTCCACTTTGTACCATTTCCTTGACAATTGACAACTTGATGTCAATGTGTTTTGACTTTATCAAACTCTTATTACTATTGGGATATAAGACGATTAATTTGTTGTCACAATATAGCTTAAGTggtatttcaatttctttaacaatttcCAGTCTAATGACAAAGTTTCTCAACCAAATCCCATGACTAGATGTCTCAACACATGTTATAAATGTTGCAGTCTTGGTAAATGAAGCCATGAGAGTTTTCTTAACACTGCTTTAAGAATTTACACCACTAACCAATAGACAGATATAACCCAAAGTGGATCTCAAACCATCCTTACATATCAAAATCCAAATTGAAATATCCAATGATTTCTCACTAGTCTGACCACTTTATATGTAAGAATATAATCTTTTGTTCTCTTTAAACACCTTATGATccttttagttgttttttaattatccATTCACGAATTGCTTAAATATTTGCTTAACATTTCAACTATGCATACTATATCCAAACATGAACACATTTAGGCGTACATTAGACTTCCTAAAACTAATGCATAGGAAATTTTTTGCAAATTTCTGAAATTCTAAGTTTCATTTTGGGCTTTAATTGAGACTAAATTTGTCTTACTTAGCAATTGTAATATCCCCTGACTTACATTGTTGCATGTCAAACCTCTTAAGTACATTGTTGATATAGCTCCTTTATGACCATCCTAGAGCACCCCAAGATCAACCACAATGTTTTAGAATTCCTAATATAAAGGAGGCATCTTGTGGTTGAGTGATGACTTCTCTTGGTTCTTCTGTAGGTTTTTGGTGATGAAGGTGCGAGATTTGTGGGTTTTCGCGATTTAGGTTTTACCTTGTGGTAAGGGTTCGTGATTTGGGTTTTTGTTTGTCGATTAAGGCTCgttttttgagtttttgtttgCAAGTTGATGGTacgaggaagaagatggtggtgtGTTATGGTGGTATAGTGGCAGAAAAAGAGAATTGCCGATCGGTGATGCGACGACGATGGAGTCGATGATATTAGGAAAAAGATTAGATGATGTGATAGTCATGTCATTCACTAACGACTTATGTGAACATTGTGTCATTAACTATTTAGATGTTGTCAGAAAAATGAGtaaattagaacaaaaattaCACAAATTACCACTTTAAACGTCCGAACAAATAAATGactattttgaatgaaaatatacaTCTTAAACCTAAATTCAATTTTGCACATTAAAACTCAAAACCTTAATAAAATCccaaacttaattataaaattttaagattaaaataataataataaataaatattgctTGTGATTCATTAGTTAATTAACCCACCTTATGTACATTTGCAGTTCTATagttagaaaagaaataaattactttttatttattaattaattaaagaactaatagagttttattttttctttctttatcctttcttttgtttttttcccaTTTACGTTCATACCAAAAATGGAAAAGGTAAGATAATACCGAGTAGAATGAAGGTATGTTGGCATCAACGTGGTCCTGGTTGGCACTTTCTTATATCACATCTCACAAACTTATCGGATTGtgcaatattatatatattgtgaGTGTGACGCGAGAGccacagagagagaaagaaaaagatacagAAGACTGAATAGCAGTAGTTAGCAATAACAGAATGAGCCACCCCAAGGAGGAATCACCGTCGGCGGTGCCTCTGCTTCGAAGCACCGAAAGAGATGACGGGTCCGGGTCATGGTCAGGGTCAAAGGCATCGCTTAGTGGTTCTGTGTTCAATTTATCTACAACGATCATCGGTGCTGGGATCATGGCCTTGCCGGCGGCCATGAAAGTTGTGGGTGTGAGTGTGGGCGTTGGTGCCATCATCTTCCTGGCCTTCCTCACGTTCACCTCTCTCGAGATTCTTCTCAGATTCAGCAGAGCCGCCAAGGCCACCACCTACGCCCACCTCATGGGGGATGCTTTTGGGAGCTCCGGAACCCTGCTCTTTCACGTGGCGGTGCTTCTCAACAACTTTGGGATACTTGTTGTTTACGTCATCATAATTGGTGATGTCTTGTCTGGAACATCTTCCAGTGGAGTCCATCATTTTGGGGTGCTTGAAGGCTGGTTCGGCCAGTGCTTCTGGACAACCCGTACTTTCGTTCTGCTTCTCGCAACTCTCTTCGTATTTGCTCCATTGGCCTTCTTTAAGAGGATAGGTAACTGACCGCAATACACACTCCACATGGTTGAGAATGATTATTTCTGTAAATACTTCcaacaaacagaaaaaaaaaaaaaaagtgaaattatttaaatattcaatcatGGTTTATTTTGTCTTGGAAGTAATTAAcactgatgaagaatttgattgTATACAGTTCAATTTTGTAGTTAATGGTTAAATATGGTTCACTAGTGATTAACCTGGTCGTGAGGGGAACACTGTGGGTGGATATTTTCAGTGGGGTATTGATGATTTTCCTTTAGTGTGTGAACTATTTTTGTGCCTGCAGATTCGTTGAGACATAGTTCTGCTTTAGCAGTGGCTCTGGCCATTGTGTTTCTACTCATAACTGCGGGAATCACGTTCTTCAAATTGTTTAATGGCAGCTTAGCCAGTCCCAGGATGCTTCCTAATATTACTGATGTTTCATCCATATGGAATCTCTTTACTGCCGCTCCAGTTCTTGTGACGGCATTTGTTTGTCACTACAATGGTAAGCTGccatattgtttaaaatttcgTTTTCTGATGTTTCAGTGAAAGTAGAGAGATTAACTAATGACTAAATACTGCTATGTTATGTTTGTAATACTTTCTGCTAAAATACAAGTACATATTTTTATGCCAAATcagtgaaataaaaaaactttcGTCAATCCGTGAGTCATGGGAACTTATCTGAAGCAGTGTATTCTGTTTATTGTCTTGACTCTTGACTTGGTGTAATACGTGTCTCTTTGCTTTGGAGGATCTTGGttccaaaagaaataaaagttgagAAATGAAAAGAACAACATTTTACCCCTCTGTAAGGAAAGAAAGATACAATTCACTAACAAATGTTAATGGCAAAGGCAATGATAGTTCCTTTCACTCACTGCTTTGTATTGTTACAATCACAAACCTTCCTATTCAACGGGGTTTCTATTTATTCTGCATGATCGCTCATGCTTGTTGCAATAATTacatttctttaaaattggAATAAGATGAcagtttttcaatatttatcatCCAAATATAAATGCTCTGTGATATTGATCCTATACCGACTTTTGGCACAATGTCTGATATGATCTGTAGGGTTTATAGAATAAATTGGCCGGTGGGAAAGAGTTTATGGCTAGGGACAGAGCGATGTGAGGGTCAAGGTGGTGtataataagttttttagaCAGGGAAATCATTCTGAAGGAGCTGGAGGCTCTAGTGTGAGTCTTCCATTTCTGGTGTTCTATCAGCCATCAcgattttttatttatgctttCTGTTATGCTCAGATATTTAATACAACAAAGAAGCAGTGTTAAGTACTGGTAGACTATTTTTCACCAAAGTTCTGTCCTGTTCATGCAGTGCATACAATCGAAAATGAATTAGGAGACCCTTCCTTGATGCAACCGGTTATACGTGCATCACTGGTTCTGTGTTCTAGTATTTATATTCTTACAGCATTATTTGGATTTCTCCTATTTGGTGAGTCAACACTTGATGATGTGCTGGCCAACTTTGATACTGATCTGGGTATCCCTTATAGCAGTCTACTCAATGACATTGTTCGTATCAGCTACGCCCTCCACCTCATGCTTGTTTTCCCAGTTATCTTCTTCTCACTGCGCTTCAATTTGGACGATCTCATCTTTCCTTCAGCTAGGTCCTTGGATTTAGATCATCGTAGGTTTGTCTTGATCACCATTGGACTCATCACTTTAATATATGTGGCTGCAAATTTTTTACCTACTATCTGGGATGTCTTTCAATTCACTGGAGCTACTGCCACCGTTTGCCTTGGGTTTATTTTCCCTGCTGCAATTTCTATCAGGTGGATTTTCTTACTTTATCTGAATGTATTGAGCAcatcatattttcattattgttgatTTAATCTGTGTTCATTTTATCGAAGTGTTTGTTATGTCAATCTTTATGACTTGTGTTGGATCtattattttcaatcaaaataaatCACTTTTTTCTTCAGCTGAGAACTCAAGCATATAGGTCTCTGAacttctataatttttaacttaactGGGATATAGAATGACATTAAATTATGGAGATTGTCTTGTTTAAGTATAAGGCTGGATAATAGTGACTGTTTCCTGTAATTTTGTTTATCCATGAAGCAAACTCTAGCAAATGAATGTAACTTTTCACTGACagaaaactattattatttaaattggtTTTAACTTCAAAGCTACTTAGATCCATTTTCCTAACtgatctatatatttttttttttcatatcaggGATCCTCATGGGATTTCAACAAAGAAGGACAAGGTTTTATCCATTGTCATGATTTTTCTTGCTGTGTTCTCAAATGTTGTGGCTATATACAGTAATGCTGAATCTTTGTT
The sequence above is drawn from the Vigna radiata var. radiata cultivar VC1973A chromosome 3, Vradiata_ver6, whole genome shotgun sequence genome and encodes:
- the LOC106756767 gene encoding amino acid transporter AVT6A, whose amino-acid sequence is MSHPKEESPSAVPLLRSTERDDGSGSWSGSKASLSGSVFNLSTTIIGAGIMALPAAMKVVGVSVGVGAIIFLAFLTFTSLEILLRFSRAAKATTYAHLMGDAFGSSGTLLFHVAVLLNNFGILVVYVIIIGDVLSGTSSSGVHHFGVLEGWFGQCFWTTRTFVLLLATLFVFAPLAFFKRIDSLRHSSALAVALAIVFLLITAGITFFKLFNGSLASPRMLPNITDVSSIWNLFTAAPVLVTAFVCHYNVHTIENELGDPSLMQPVIRASLVLCSSIYILTALFGFLLFGESTLDDVLANFDTDLGIPYSSLLNDIVRISYALHLMLVFPVIFFSLRFNLDDLIFPSARSLDLDHRRFVLITIGLITLIYVAANFLPTIWDVFQFTGATATVCLGFIFPAAISIRDPHGISTKKDKVLSIVMIFLAVFSNVVAIYSNAESLFRKRVDPQQ